Proteins from a genomic interval of Kribbella aluminosa:
- a CDS encoding succinate dehydrogenase/fumarate reductase iron-sulfur subunit, whose translation MKLTLRIWRQSGPQDQGRMVSYAVEDLSPDMSFLEMLDVLNQDLITSGELPVAFDHDCREGICGACGVVINGRAHGPEQTTTCQLHLRAFRDGDVIDVEPWRAKGFPVVKDLVVDRSAFDRIIQAGGYITAPTGSAPEAHATPVPKPDAEVAFDNATCIGCGACVAACPNGSAMLFTSAKVTHLNVLPQGQPEREQRVLDLVAAMDDEGFGGCTNTGECVASCPKEIPFASIARLNREFLHASR comes from the coding sequence GTGAAACTCACACTACGCATCTGGCGTCAGTCCGGTCCCCAGGACCAAGGGCGGATGGTCTCGTACGCCGTTGAGGACCTCAGCCCGGACATGTCGTTCCTGGAGATGCTGGACGTGCTCAACCAGGACCTGATCACCAGCGGCGAGCTACCGGTCGCCTTCGACCACGACTGCCGAGAAGGCATCTGCGGAGCCTGCGGAGTGGTCATCAACGGCCGAGCACACGGTCCGGAGCAGACCACGACCTGCCAACTCCACCTGCGGGCATTTCGCGACGGGGACGTGATCGACGTGGAGCCGTGGCGCGCCAAGGGCTTCCCGGTGGTCAAGGACCTGGTCGTCGATCGGTCGGCGTTCGACCGGATCATCCAAGCCGGCGGCTACATCACCGCACCAACCGGCAGCGCCCCGGAGGCGCACGCCACGCCGGTCCCGAAGCCGGACGCCGAGGTCGCGTTCGACAACGCCACGTGCATCGGCTGCGGGGCGTGCGTGGCAGCCTGCCCGAACGGGTCGGCGATGCTGTTCACCTCGGCGAAGGTGACACACCTGAACGTGCTGCCCCAAGGGCAACCTGAGCGCGAACAGCGGGTCCTCGACCTGGTCGCCGCGATGGACGACGAAGGATTCGGCGGCTGCACCAACACCGGCGAATGCGTCGCATCGTGTCCGAAGGAAATCCCGTTCGCCAGCATCGCCAGACTGAACCGCGAGTTCCTCCACGCCTCCAGATGA
- a CDS encoding fumarate reductase/succinate dehydrogenase flavoprotein subunit has product MIDHTVGAPIADTKSPDVALERRWDERKFTAKLVNPANRRKHRVIVVGTGLAGASAGATLGEQGYQVVQFCFQDSPRRAHSVAAQGGINAAKNYRNDGDSVYRLFYDTVKGGDFRSREANVYRLAEISAQIIDQAVAQGVPFAREYGGLLDTRSFGGVQVQRTFYARGQTGQQLLLGAYQALSRQIDAGTVEMHARTEMLDLIVVDGRARGIVARNLITGELTTHLADAVVLATGGYGNVFYLSTNAKGSNASAIWRAHRRGAYFANPCFTQIHPTCIPRSGNHQSKLTLMSESLRNDGRIWVPKRPGDTRPPDQIPEDERDYYLERLYPSFGNLVPRDIASRAAKSRCDAGFGVGPGGLGVYLDFADAIEELGRPAIEDRYGNLFDMYQRITAEDPYQVPMRIYPAIHYTMGGLWVDYDLQSTVPGLFVIGEANFSDHGANRLGASALMQGLADGYFVLPTTINDYIGSTTFDAVDAAHPAVTATEAEVRTRLTRLLSINGTRTVDSFHRELGLLMWDHCGMSRHDSGLRSALERVPELRTEFWRSVRVPGEGTELNQELEKANRVADFLELAELMLLDALLREESCGGHFREEHQTADGEALRDDAHFSHVAAWEYGDRPVLHREELTFDHVHPTQRSYT; this is encoded by the coding sequence ATGATCGATCACACCGTCGGAGCTCCCATCGCCGACACCAAGTCGCCGGACGTCGCTCTGGAACGGCGCTGGGACGAGCGGAAGTTCACTGCGAAACTGGTGAATCCGGCCAACCGCCGCAAGCACCGGGTCATCGTGGTCGGCACCGGGCTCGCAGGTGCGTCGGCGGGCGCGACGTTGGGCGAGCAGGGCTATCAGGTGGTGCAGTTCTGCTTCCAGGACTCTCCCCGCCGGGCCCACTCGGTTGCCGCGCAGGGCGGCATCAACGCGGCGAAGAACTACCGCAACGACGGCGACTCCGTCTATCGGCTGTTCTACGACACGGTGAAGGGCGGCGACTTCCGCTCGCGAGAGGCCAACGTTTACCGGCTCGCGGAGATCTCCGCGCAGATCATCGACCAGGCCGTTGCCCAGGGCGTGCCGTTCGCCCGCGAGTACGGCGGTCTGCTCGACACCCGCTCGTTCGGCGGCGTACAGGTTCAGCGCACGTTCTACGCTCGCGGCCAGACCGGCCAGCAACTGCTGCTCGGTGCCTACCAGGCGCTGTCGAGGCAGATCGACGCCGGCACCGTCGAGATGCACGCCCGCACAGAGATGCTCGATCTCATCGTCGTGGACGGCCGCGCGCGGGGAATCGTCGCCCGCAATCTGATCACCGGCGAGCTGACAACGCATCTCGCCGATGCCGTCGTGCTCGCGACCGGTGGCTACGGCAACGTGTTCTACCTGTCCACCAACGCCAAGGGGTCCAACGCGAGCGCGATCTGGCGCGCGCACCGGCGCGGCGCCTACTTCGCCAACCCCTGCTTCACCCAGATCCATCCCACCTGCATCCCTCGCTCGGGCAACCATCAGTCGAAGCTGACGCTGATGAGCGAATCGCTCCGCAACGACGGCCGGATCTGGGTGCCCAAACGCCCGGGCGACACCCGGCCGCCGGACCAGATCCCGGAGGACGAACGGGACTACTACCTCGAACGGCTGTACCCGAGCTTCGGCAACCTCGTCCCACGCGACATCGCGTCCAGGGCGGCGAAGAGCCGCTGTGATGCCGGCTTCGGGGTCGGGCCGGGAGGGCTGGGCGTGTACCTGGACTTCGCCGACGCGATCGAAGAGCTGGGCAGACCGGCGATCGAGGACCGGTACGGCAACCTGTTCGACATGTACCAGCGGATCACCGCCGAGGATCCGTACCAGGTCCCGATGCGCATCTACCCCGCGATCCACTACACGATGGGCGGGCTGTGGGTCGACTACGACCTGCAGAGCACGGTCCCCGGCCTGTTCGTGATCGGCGAGGCGAACTTCTCCGATCACGGGGCGAACCGGCTCGGGGCCTCGGCGCTGATGCAGGGCCTGGCGGACGGCTATTTCGTCCTGCCGACCACGATCAACGACTACATCGGCAGCACCACGTTCGACGCGGTCGACGCGGCACATCCCGCGGTCACCGCGACCGAAGCCGAGGTACGGACCCGACTGACCCGGCTGCTCTCGATCAACGGCACGCGAACCGTCGACTCGTTCCATCGCGAACTGGGCCTGCTGATGTGGGACCACTGCGGCATGTCTCGTCACGACAGCGGCCTGCGCTCGGCATTGGAACGCGTACCTGAGCTACGCACGGAGTTCTGGCGCTCGGTCCGCGTCCCGGGCGAGGGAACCGAGCTCAACCAGGAGCTGGAGAAGGCCAACCGGGTCGCGGACTTCCTCGAACTCGCCGAGCTGATGCTGCTGGACGCCTTGCTGCGCGAAGAGTCCTGCGGCGGGCATTTCCGCGAGGAGCATCAGACCGCCGACGGTGAGGCGCTGCGGGACGACGCGCACTTCAGTCACGTCGCCGCGTGGGAGTACGGCGACCGACCCGTACTGCATCGCGAGGAACTGACCTTTGATCATGTTCACCCCACGCAGCGGAGCTACACGTGA